One Carassius auratus strain Wakin chromosome 3, ASM336829v1, whole genome shotgun sequence genomic region harbors:
- the LOC113048071 gene encoding synaptogyrin-1-like isoform X2: MEQAYGAGKAGGTFDPITFFQQPQAILRIVSWIFSIVIFGCIANEGYVNRPDEVEEHCIFNRNQNACNYAVGMGALAFLCCAAFMALDVYFPQISSVKDRKKAVLADIGISAFWSFVWFVGFCFLANQWQVAKPEDNPLKAGGDAARAAITFAFFSIFTWGVLALLALERLKKVSFEEEYDKLFTPHTPPPFV; the protein is encoded by the exons ATGGAGCAGGCATACGGGGCTGGCAAGGCTGGTGGCACCTTCGATCCAATTACGTTCTTTCAGCAACCGCAGGCTATTCTACGCATAGTGTCATGG ATCTTTTCCATTGTGATCTTTGGATGCATTGCTAATGAGGGCTATGTGAACCGTCCGGACGAGGTGGAGGAGCATTGCATCTTTAACCGTAACCAGAATGCCTGTAACTATGCTGTGGGGATGGGAGCCCTGGCCTTCCTCTGCTGTGCCGCTTTCATGGCACTGGACGTCTACTTTCCTCAGATAAGCAGTGTTAAAGACCGCAAGAAGGCTGTTTTAGCTGATATTGGCATTTCAG CTTTCTGGTCTTTCGTGTGGTTCGTGGGATTCTGTTTCCTGGCTAATCAGTGGCAGGTGGCTAAACCAGAAGACAACCCTCTCAAAGCGGGTGGAGACGCAGCCAGAGCAGCCATCACCTTCGCCTTCTTCTCCATATTTACTTGG GGTGTTCTTGCGCTGCTGGCCCTGGAGCGCCTAAAGAAAGTCTCATTTGAAGAGGAATACGACAAACTGTTCACCCCTCATACTCCACCTCCATTTGTCTAA
- the fam171a2a gene encoding protein FAM171A2 isoform X3, whose product MLTSSRSQYELGGFPYPLALENNSTGTNSSWVELTALAAMCVQLTGPNGTEVQVSEPIHISIPLPFDSPLKAATSVPVWRFEVRTGLWVRSGAGYIKKEDTQMTWSFVAPNLGYWLAAFPSTSGTGLNTSGLRDITTYHTIFLLAILGAMALLVLILLCLLLYYCRRRCLKPRQHRRKMYLSTTLESSKRDQGTSTSHLNLISGGHMETASSAADHDGIKSDLSSNRDLHSSREDFFTHGPTQRQHNSRINADRKRGESFPLKTTRSSNTGTRDLLLQDDCSKGYSSAEDSEERRYHHHNAKDNQGYSSDPPSPPPLLPPFTTHYPDHSRDSKPPEYYTAAGDHLSRPSSVNTQPGQLIFCHSMEQMKESMYHSMVPTLVIPAHYMHLSSDLSAVEQAMEKQQQLQHDMEGIQVSMTLPRQQSQNQKQQQQQARQEKEESSSSQQAEGPSEENWGTEQSPAPVRIPHLFNDSTIAQMNGELHAMTEKKLLELGVKPHPRAWFVSLDGRSNSLVRHSYIELSNEALRAPVGPSKLAQDHRTEALPMSSGKSTHRKGKDEGRVKEGGERKAHGKIYSKLPIIETPESSSESHSAIYSPEEKSTQPLLDETSESRGGTFPRKGRSQDNSTRSSASEVHRDSVTSPDDDNEADDKDDDGENKKSPWQKREERPLMVFNVK is encoded by the exons ATGCTCACCTCCTCCCGCAGTCAGTATGAGCTTGGGGGGTTTCCTTACCCTCTTGCCTTGGAAAACAACTCAACAG GAACCAACAGTAGCTGGGTGGAGCTAACTGCTCTAGCTGCAATGTGTGTTCAGCTCACTGGGCCCAACGGCACTGAGGTGCAGGTGTCAGAACCCATTCACATCTCCATCCCCCTTCCTTTTGACTCACCTCTCAAGGCTGCCACCAGTGTCCCAGTATGGAGGTTCGAGGTCAGGACAG GTCTATGGGTCAGAAGTGGTGCTGGATACATTAAAAAAGAGGACACTCAGATGACATGGAGTTTTGTGGCTCCAAATCTGGGATACTGGCTTGCAGCATTTCCCTCAACCTCAG GAACAGGTCTGAATACCTCTGGTCTAAGGGACATCACTACCTATCACACAATTTTTCTGCTAGCAATTCTGGGTGCCATGGCCCTGCTAGTGCTTATTCTGCTGTGTTTGCTACTGTACTACTGCAG GAGGCGGTGTCTAAAACCTCGGCAGCATCGCCGTAAGATGTACCTCTCAACCACTCTGGAGAGCTCGAAGAGAGACCAGGGCACATCCACTTCCCACCTAAATCTCATCAGCGGTGGACACATGGAGACAGCGTCCTCAGCCGCAGACCATGATGGCATCAAATCTGACCTTTCCTCCAACCGTGATCTCCACAGCTCTCGAGAGGACTTCTTCACACATGGCCCCACCCAGAGACAGCACAACTCCAGGATAAATGCTGACAGAAAACGAGGAGAGAGCTTCCCATTAAAGACCACTCGCTCCTCAAACACAGGAACTCGAGACCTGCTCCTGCAGGATGACTGTAGCAAAGGTTACAGCTCTGCTGAGGACTCTGAGGAGCGCAGATATCATCACCATAATGCTAAAGACAACCAGGGCTATTCATCAGACCCACCGTCTCCACCTCCACTTTTGCCACCATTTACTACCCACTATCCGGATCACAGTCGGGACAGCAAGCCCCCGGAGTATTATACAGCGGCAGGGGATCACCTCAGTCGGCCCAGTTCTGTAAACACCCAGCCTGGCCAGCTGATCTTCTGTCATTCTATGGAGCAGATGAAGGAGAGCATGTACCACAGCATGGTGCCCACGCTGGTCATCCCTGCACATTATATGCATCTGTCCTCTGACCTGTCGGCTGTGGAGCAGGCAATGGAAAAGCAGCAACAGCTGCAGCATGATATGGAGGGCATCCAGGTTAGTATGACGCTGCCGCGCCAACAGAGTCAAAACCaaaagcaacagcagcagcaggccAGGCAAGAAAAGGAAGAGTCGTCGTCTAGCCAGCAAGCAGAGGGACCTTCAGAGGAGAACTGGGGAACGGAACAATCCCCTGCCCCCGTCCGTATTCCTCACCTTTTCAATGACTCCACCATTGCACAAATGAATGGAGAGCTCCATGCAATGACTGAGAAGAAGCTGCTGGAGCTCGGAGTAAAGCCACACCCTCGTGCCTGGTTCGTTTCCCTTGACGGCCGTTCAAACTCTCTTGTTAGACACTCCTACATTGAGCTAAGCAATGAAGCCTTGCGTGCACCCGTGGGCCCCAGCAAACTAGCACAGGACCACCGTACTGAAGCACTCCCCATGAGTTCAGGGAAATCTACTCACCGGAAAGGAAAAGATGAGGGCAGAGTGAAGGAGGGAGGTGAAAGAAAAGCTCATGGAAAGATTTATTCCAAGCTTCCCATTATCGAAACACCAGAATCAAGCAGCGAGAGCCATTCAGCCATATACTCTCCTGAGGAGAAATCCACACAGCCTCTGCTTGATGAGACCTCTGAATCCAGAGGAGGGACGTTTCCTCGTAAAGGCCGTAGTCAGGATAACAGCACTCGTAGTAGTGCCAGCGAGGTCCACAGAGACTCTGTCACCAGTCCTGATGATGACAATGAAGCTGACGACAAAGATGATGATGGAGAGAATAAGAAGAGCCCCTGGCAAAAGCGTGAAGAGAGGCCCCTCATGGTTTTCAATGTCAAGTAA
- the LOC113048071 gene encoding synaptogyrin-1-like isoform X3 yields MEQAYGAGKAGGTFDPITFFQQPQAILRIVSWIFSIVIFGCIANEGYVNRPDEVEEHCIFNRNQNACNYAVGMGALAFLCCAAFMALDVYFPQISSVKDRKKAVLADIGISAFWSFVWFVGFCFLANQWQVAKPEDNPLKAGGDAARAAITFAFFSIFTWSEINDGWDNGPSSSQGLLLHQIALVMMNQ; encoded by the exons ATGGAGCAGGCATACGGGGCTGGCAAGGCTGGTGGCACCTTCGATCCAATTACGTTCTTTCAGCAACCGCAGGCTATTCTACGCATAGTGTCATGG ATCTTTTCCATTGTGATCTTTGGATGCATTGCTAATGAGGGCTATGTGAACCGTCCGGACGAGGTGGAGGAGCATTGCATCTTTAACCGTAACCAGAATGCCTGTAACTATGCTGTGGGGATGGGAGCCCTGGCCTTCCTCTGCTGTGCCGCTTTCATGGCACTGGACGTCTACTTTCCTCAGATAAGCAGTGTTAAAGACCGCAAGAAGGCTGTTTTAGCTGATATTGGCATTTCAG CTTTCTGGTCTTTCGTGTGGTTCGTGGGATTCTGTTTCCTGGCTAATCAGTGGCAGGTGGCTAAACCAGAAGACAACCCTCTCAAAGCGGGTGGAGACGCAGCCAGAGCAGCCATCACCTTCGCCTTCTTCTCCATATTTACTTGG TCAGAAATTAACGATGGCTGGGATAATGGCCCTTCCTCTTCCCAAGGCCTTTTATTACACCAGATTGCATTGGTGATGATGAACCAGTAA